AAAAGTCGATGTACTCGCGACCGTGCCCGTCGCGCACGGTGACGCCGCAACCGGAGACCAACTCTGGACCGATGCGTGTGTAGACGGGGAACTCCATGGTCAGATCCAGCCCGGCACGGGGTGCATCAGCCCTGCCGCTTGGTCCAGGCCGCAGAGCCGATTCATCCACTGCACAGCGCCGCCAGCCGCACCCTTCACCAGGTTGTCGATGACCGAGGTCAGCACCAACTGTTGCCCCTGGACGGCTACCCCGATGTGGCAGCGATTCGATCCCGCGATCTCCTTGACGCTAGGCATGCGTGTACCGACCTGCACGAACGGAGTTGCCGAATAGAACTCTTGGAGCTGCTGGACGATTTCCTCAGCGGAATGTGGTCGGTGGAGCTGGGCAAAGACGGTTGCATGGATACCGCGCGCGAACGGACCGGAATGCGGAACGAACGCCAAAGTCGGAGTCGTGCCGAAACGCGCGGCGATCATCGTCATTTCCGCTTGGTGCCGGTGGCGCAATGGCTCGTAGGACCACAAAGCGCTTTGGCGTTCGGGATGGTGCGTACCGGCGCGGGGTTGCCGACCGGCTCCGGTACTACCGGTGACTGCGCTCACCGCGTAGTTCGGGACCGTGAGTTCGAGCGCTTGGAGCGGAGCCAAGGCGAGCACGACCGTGGTGGTGAAGCAACCTGGATGGGCGATGTAAGCATCGGGAGTCTCCTTCTGCAGGTCCGGACAGGCGCAGATGAAACGGTGCATCAGACCCTTGGCCCCGTGCTCTTTGCCATAGATCGCTTCGTACTGGTCGGCCCCCGGGTAACGGAAGTCTGCTGACATATCCACCACGCGAACGGCATCGCCGGAGCCCTTCAGCAGGTCGTCCAGCGCGGCGGCCGTCTCCCCGTGAGGGAGCGCTGAGAAGACCGCAAGCTGACGCTTGGAGGCGATCAGCTCCTTCGCGACCGACAGATCGCTGAACGCCAAATCGCGAGCTGCGCCCGCCAGGTGGGGGAACTGCTCGTCCACCCGCTGATCTGCGTGCGTGGTCGAGATGACCGCCTCGATCCGGAAGTTCGGATGGCCCAGCAGCAGGCGCATGACCTCGGCAGCGACATAGCCGCTCCCTCCAAGGACGAGAGTGGGAATCGTTTTAGATAGCACGGGCAAGCTCCATTCGGTTGATCACAGCGTTGGCAAGTTCGGCCGGATTCTGGCGGGCGTTGACCCCGCTGATCCCGGTCTCGCGGGTGAGGATTTTGGTGCCGGACTCATTGTCAGTGGCGGGCCCGGTGATGACGTGCGGGCACAGATCGTAACGAGCTTGGAGCAGTTCGACTCCGCCCCATGCTCCCACGGGATCGCCCGCGGCGAGGACGGTCCCTCGGAACGCCTTGCGCAACGACGGATCGGCAAGGATTGAATCGACCCCGTATTCGCCGAGCAGACCGTCGCCCAGCTCGAGCACAATCACGTCCGGTCGATCCGCGGCGAGGCGGTTCAGCATTGTTCGCGCACTCCCCAATCCGTTCGATCGGCTGGTTGTGACGATGCCGAGGTCGGTGAAGATCATCGTGCGCGATGCACCCGCATCCTCCATTGCGAGGATGTCGCGCCGCAGGCTGACCCCGGTTGCTTTCGCTGCCATCACGTTCAAGCCCCGGCGGACGAACTGTTGGATGATCGCGAGACACGCCTCCGTTTTGCCCGAGTTCATGCACGTGCCGATCACTCCGATGATCGGGACTTCGCCGACATCGAGCCCTTCATCGAGTGGCCCTACGACTCGGGCTATATTGGCGGGCACGCCCTTGCGGCTTTGGAGTACGGGAAACTCTAAGACTTGGCCAAGCACTTCGCACTCGAACGGTTTCCCGACTGCCGGGGAGTACGCCGTGCACGTGCCGAGAACGCCTCCAAGGTTTAAGAGCTGGATCGTATCGCCGACAGCCAAGCTACTCGGGATTACCCCGGCATAGCCGAGCAGCGCATTGCGGTGGCCTAGCGCACCGGCGATGACGTCGCCGGCCTTGAGGGTGGACATGCGACCCGACGGTAGCTCAAGTTGGTTGTACGAAGACTTGTTGTTGAGGATGCGCACCGCTAGGACGTCCCCCTCGTTACAGTGTATGTCCGAGCCTAGCCGGGCGTCGCGTCGCAGGGTGCAGTTGCGCGTCACCGAGGCGATCTTGTCCAGGACGACCGCTTTCACGCTTTCTCTCCCGCTCGGGCGTGCAGCACGCTTGAGAGTCCAAACAGTCGTGAGAAGCCAAGCGCCTCGGCGGGGGTCCACTCACCTACCGCCTC
The sequence above is drawn from the Chthonomonas sp. genome and encodes:
- the argC gene encoding N-acetyl-gamma-glutamyl-phosphate reductase; the encoded protein is MLSKTIPTLVLGGSGYVAAEVMRLLLGHPNFRIEAVISTTHADQRVDEQFPHLAGAARDLAFSDLSVAKELIASKRQLAVFSALPHGETAAALDDLLKGSGDAVRVVDMSADFRYPGADQYEAIYGKEHGAKGLMHRFICACPDLQKETPDAYIAHPGCFTTTVVLALAPLQALELTVPNYAVSAVTGSTGAGRQPRAGTHHPERQSALWSYEPLRHRHQAEMTMIAARFGTTPTLAFVPHSGPFARGIHATVFAQLHRPHSAEEIVQQLQEFYSATPFVQVGTRMPSVKEIAGSNRCHIGVAVQGQQLVLTSVIDNLVKGAAGGAVQWMNRLCGLDQAAGLMHPVPGWI